In Salminus brasiliensis chromosome 24, fSalBra1.hap2, whole genome shotgun sequence, one genomic interval encodes:
- the LOC140546820 gene encoding SLAM family member 7-like isoform X1 produces the protein MGMKMKKTFQHKRWTLVFFVLLDIFSSVAVSRVSAQEEVLIGAVGESLAFPTRVPVSGTIIYEGRNIGLVFNKQNETDSDEKFKNRLHWNSEFFTLSDLKSNDSGVYVVESTKEEKRRQVYQLNVYEKVSEPKVTTLDYDPPESELCRLQCSVRIVGGANLYWFNGSVILNHTNSSSPDNTLNLLLEIQQLDTYSCVASNPVSKQTTTVNFTELCPRKLGGDQRLHIIGIVCSLIFILVVIAMGWYFRRRKHQHESSQRTEDSSATEGLQDEVQYSVITHKKHAQGNMCEPASQETCPLTTVYDQIRPHQPGTSFQRE, from the exons ATATATTCAGCTCTGTGGCAGTATCCAGAGTTTCAGCTCAGGAGGAGGTACTGATTGGAGCTGTGGGAGAGTCTCTTGCTTTCCCTACTCGAGTGCCTGTATCAGGAACTATCATTTATGAAGGCAGAAACATTGGACTGGTGTTTAATAAACAGAATGAAACAGACTCTGACGAGAAGTTTAAGAATCGCCTCCACTGGAACAGCGAGTTCTTCACTCTCTCAGACCTGAAATCAAATGATTCAGGTGTTTATGTTGTAGAGAGCactaaagaagagaagagaaggcaAGTTTACCAGCTGAATGTGTACG aGAAAGTATCAGAACCTAAGGTGACGACACTGGACTACGATCCTCCTGAGAGTGAACTGTGTAGGTTGCAGTGCTCAGTGAGGATTGTGGGAGGAGCGAATCTCTACTGGTTTAACGGCAGTGTCATATTAAACCACACCAACAGCTCCAGTCCTGACAATACACTGAATCTCCTGTTGGAAATACAGCAGTTAGACACCTACAGCTGTGTGGCCTCCAACCCAGTCAGCAAGCAGACGACTACGGTCAATTTTACGGAGCTCTGTCCTCGTAAACTCG GAGGTGATCAAAGGTTGCACATCATTGGTATTGTGTGTTCTTTAATATTTATACTGGTAGTGATAGCAATGGGATGGTACTTCCGAAGAAGGAAACACCAACATGAATCGAGTCAACGCACAGAAG ACTCATCTGCAACGGAAGGACTACAGGATGAAGTGCAATATTCTGTCATAACTCATAAAAAACATGCTCAG gGAAATATGTGTGAACCTGCCTCTCAGGAAACATGTCCATTAACAACAGTTTATGACCAGATTCGTCCACATCAGCCAGGGACTTCCTTCCAGAGGGAATGA
- the LOC140546820 gene encoding SLAM family member 7-like isoform X3: MGMKMKKTFQHKRWTLVFFVLLDIFSSVAVSRVSAQEEVLIGAVGESLAFPTRVPVSGTIIYEGRNIGLVFNKQNETDSDEKFKNRLHWNSEFFTLSDLKSNDSGVYVVESTKEEKRRQVYQLNVYEKVSEPKVTTLDYDPPESELCRLQCSVRIVGGANLYWFNGSVILNHTNSSSPDNTLNLLLEIQQLDTYSCVASNPVSKQTTTVNFTELCPRKLGGDQRLHIIGIVCSLIFILVVIAMGWYFRRRKHQHESSQRTEGRLICNGRTTG; the protein is encoded by the exons ATATATTCAGCTCTGTGGCAGTATCCAGAGTTTCAGCTCAGGAGGAGGTACTGATTGGAGCTGTGGGAGAGTCTCTTGCTTTCCCTACTCGAGTGCCTGTATCAGGAACTATCATTTATGAAGGCAGAAACATTGGACTGGTGTTTAATAAACAGAATGAAACAGACTCTGACGAGAAGTTTAAGAATCGCCTCCACTGGAACAGCGAGTTCTTCACTCTCTCAGACCTGAAATCAAATGATTCAGGTGTTTATGTTGTAGAGAGCactaaagaagagaagagaaggcaAGTTTACCAGCTGAATGTGTACG aGAAAGTATCAGAACCTAAGGTGACGACACTGGACTACGATCCTCCTGAGAGTGAACTGTGTAGGTTGCAGTGCTCAGTGAGGATTGTGGGAGGAGCGAATCTCTACTGGTTTAACGGCAGTGTCATATTAAACCACACCAACAGCTCCAGTCCTGACAATACACTGAATCTCCTGTTGGAAATACAGCAGTTAGACACCTACAGCTGTGTGGCCTCCAACCCAGTCAGCAAGCAGACGACTACGGTCAATTTTACGGAGCTCTGTCCTCGTAAACTCG GAGGTGATCAAAGGTTGCACATCATTGGTATTGTGTGTTCTTTAATATTTATACTGGTAGTGATAGCAATGGGATGGTACTTCCGAAGAAGGAAACACCAACATGAATCGAGTCAACGCACAGAAGGCAG ACTCATCTGCAACGGAAGGACTACAGGATGA
- the LOC140546820 gene encoding SLAM family member 7-like isoform X2: protein MGMKMKKTFQHKRWTLVFFVLLDIFSSVAVSRVSAQEEVLIGAVGESLAFPTRVPVSGTIIYEGRNIGLVFNKQNETDSDEKFKNRLHWNSEFFTLSDLKSNDSGVYVVESTKEEKRRQVYQLNVYEKVSEPKVTTLDYDPPESELCRLQCSVRIVGGANLYWFNGSVILNHTNSSSPDNTLNLLLEIQQLDTYSCVASNPVSKQTTTVNFTELCPRKLGGDQRLHIIGIVCSLIFILVVIAMGWYFRRRKHQHESSQRTEGREICVNLPLRKHVH, encoded by the exons ATATATTCAGCTCTGTGGCAGTATCCAGAGTTTCAGCTCAGGAGGAGGTACTGATTGGAGCTGTGGGAGAGTCTCTTGCTTTCCCTACTCGAGTGCCTGTATCAGGAACTATCATTTATGAAGGCAGAAACATTGGACTGGTGTTTAATAAACAGAATGAAACAGACTCTGACGAGAAGTTTAAGAATCGCCTCCACTGGAACAGCGAGTTCTTCACTCTCTCAGACCTGAAATCAAATGATTCAGGTGTTTATGTTGTAGAGAGCactaaagaagagaagagaaggcaAGTTTACCAGCTGAATGTGTACG aGAAAGTATCAGAACCTAAGGTGACGACACTGGACTACGATCCTCCTGAGAGTGAACTGTGTAGGTTGCAGTGCTCAGTGAGGATTGTGGGAGGAGCGAATCTCTACTGGTTTAACGGCAGTGTCATATTAAACCACACCAACAGCTCCAGTCCTGACAATACACTGAATCTCCTGTTGGAAATACAGCAGTTAGACACCTACAGCTGTGTGGCCTCCAACCCAGTCAGCAAGCAGACGACTACGGTCAATTTTACGGAGCTCTGTCCTCGTAAACTCG GAGGTGATCAAAGGTTGCACATCATTGGTATTGTGTGTTCTTTAATATTTATACTGGTAGTGATAGCAATGGGATGGTACTTCCGAAGAAGGAAACACCAACATGAATCGAGTCAACGCACAGAAGGCAG gGAAATATGTGTGAACCTGCCTCTCAGGAAACATGTCCATTAA